A genomic window from Silene latifolia isolate original U9 population chromosome Y, ASM4854445v1, whole genome shotgun sequence includes:
- the LOC141633563 gene encoding uncharacterized protein LOC141633563 isoform X1, which yields MDVRVGLLVLLALAGNWVSDARDIADLKVSGVEEVGRRIDLCALCEEYVTVALNYLNDNKTHEDIMMALHDSCSQMRNLAEQCTVMVDRYAALFFSDVSSMQPEGFCKEVGLCKNAMVSSLLAKRNKCEVCRQAVDEVLDKLKDPDTELEIIEKLLKACNTVGDKYKSKQCKKMVFEYGPLLLVDAGSFVEKLDLCTTFHACAHQQDKTEGMIERVASS from the exons ATGGATGTCAGAGTAGGGCTTCTAGTTCTTTTAGCTTTGGCCGGTAATTGGGTGTCTGATGCTAGGGATATTGCAGATTTAAAAGTTTCAG GAGTGGAAGAAGTTGGTAGACGCATAGATCTGTGCGCACTTTGCGAAGAATATGTGACTGTGGCTCTAAACTACCTTAATGATAACAAAACCCATGAAGACATTATGATGGCCCTTCACGACTCTTGTTCTCAGATGCGCAATTTGGCAGAGCAG TGTACAGTGATGGTTGATCGCTATGCTGCACTTTTCTTCTCAGACGTTTCATCCATGCAACCTGAAGGATTTTGCAAGGAAGTTGGATTGTGTAAGAATGCTATGGTCTCCTCTTTGCTTGCTAAAAGAAACAAGTGTGAGGTTTGTCGCCAAGCGGTTGATGAAGTGCTTGACAAATTGAAAGATCCGGACACCGAG CTAGAAATCATTGAGAAGTTACTGAAGGCATGTAATACTGTCGGGGATAAGTACAAGAGTAAG CAGTGTAAAAAGATGGTGTTTGAGTACGGGCCATTGCTGCTCGTTGATGCGGGAAGCTTTGTTGAGAAGCTTGACCTTTGCACCACATTCCATGCCTGTGCCCACCAACAGGACAAGACTGAGGGAATGATTGAAAGGGTTGCTTCATCTTAA
- the LOC141633563 gene encoding uncharacterized protein LOC141633563 isoform X2, with the protein MDVRVGLLVLLALAGNWVSDARDIADLKVSGVEEVGRRIDLCALCEEYVTVALNYLNDNKTHEDIMMALHDSCSQMRNLAEQCTVMVDRYAALFFSDVSSMQPEGFCKEVGLCKNAMVSSLLAKRNKCEVCRQAVDEVLDKLKDPDTELEIIEKLLKACNTVGDKYKSKCKKMVFEYGPLLLVDAGSFVEKLDLCTTFHACAHQQDKTEGMIERVASS; encoded by the exons ATGGATGTCAGAGTAGGGCTTCTAGTTCTTTTAGCTTTGGCCGGTAATTGGGTGTCTGATGCTAGGGATATTGCAGATTTAAAAGTTTCAG GAGTGGAAGAAGTTGGTAGACGCATAGATCTGTGCGCACTTTGCGAAGAATATGTGACTGTGGCTCTAAACTACCTTAATGATAACAAAACCCATGAAGACATTATGATGGCCCTTCACGACTCTTGTTCTCAGATGCGCAATTTGGCAGAGCAG TGTACAGTGATGGTTGATCGCTATGCTGCACTTTTCTTCTCAGACGTTTCATCCATGCAACCTGAAGGATTTTGCAAGGAAGTTGGATTGTGTAAGAATGCTATGGTCTCCTCTTTGCTTGCTAAAAGAAACAAGTGTGAGGTTTGTCGCCAAGCGGTTGATGAAGTGCTTGACAAATTGAAAGATCCGGACACCGAG CTAGAAATCATTGAGAAGTTACTGAAGGCATGTAATACTGTCGGGGATAAGTACAAGAGTAAG TGTAAAAAGATGGTGTTTGAGTACGGGCCATTGCTGCTCGTTGATGCGGGAAGCTTTGTTGAGAAGCTTGACCTTTGCACCACATTCCATGCCTGTGCCCACCAACAGGACAAGACTGAGGGAATGATTGAAAGGGTTGCTTCATCTTAA